Proteins from a genomic interval of Verrucomicrobium sp.:
- the ccsA gene encoding cytochrome c biogenesis protein CcsA has translation MIDERNWLAIATGLTLLSAGWGAFALGAGRPQSTRWNNVLLAAAWACQSLFLEQRGRMIGHCPLTNLFETVAFLTWGLLFFHLVVGSGYRLSLLGFFTAPVVSLINFFALVSPIDRPNPVPHYATGWPLELHASLTVLAYGALGLGAVAAFLYLVQERQLREHHLGRWFFRLPAMGDLAHVQRRLLVVGFVLLTLGLGVGLGFDWARALSMDWVKLVWSAAVWAFYLFLLLAPAVLGLSARRGAWCALGGYLFVLLTFWGINSLSHAHRFAV, from the coding sequence ATGATCGACGAACGGAACTGGCTGGCCATCGCCACCGGGCTGACGCTGCTGAGCGCGGGCTGGGGCGCATTCGCCCTAGGCGCGGGCCGCCCGCAGAGCACCCGCTGGAACAATGTCCTGCTGGCCGCCGCCTGGGCCTGCCAATCCCTCTTTCTGGAACAGCGGGGCCGGATGATCGGCCACTGCCCGCTCACCAACCTCTTTGAGACGGTCGCCTTCCTCACCTGGGGGCTGCTGTTCTTCCACCTGGTCGTCGGCAGCGGCTACCGGCTTTCCCTGCTGGGCTTCTTCACCGCCCCGGTCGTCTCCCTCATCAATTTCTTCGCCCTCGTCTCCCCCATCGACCGGCCCAATCCCGTCCCCCATTACGCGACGGGCTGGCCGCTGGAACTGCACGCCTCCCTCACCGTCCTGGCCTACGGGGCGCTGGGCCTGGGGGCGGTGGCGGCCTTCCTCTACCTGGTGCAGGAGCGCCAGCTGCGGGAGCACCACCTGGGCCGCTGGTTCTTCCGCCTGCCCGCCATGGGGGACCTGGCCCACGTCCAGCGGCGCCTCCTCGTCGTCGGCTTCGTCCTCCTCACCCTGGGGCTGGGCGTCGGCCTGGGCTTCGACTGGGCGCGGGCCCTTTCCATGGACTGGGTGAAGCTGGTCTGGTCGGCCGCCGTCTGGGCCTTCTACCTCTTTCTCCTCCTGGCCCCCGCCGTCCTGGGCCTGAGCGCGCGGCGCGGCGCCTGGTGCGCGCTGGGCGGCTACCTCTTCGTCCTCCTCACCTTCTGGGGGATCAACTCCCTTTCCCACGCCCACCGCTTCGCCGTATGA
- the hemA gene encoding glutamyl-tRNA reductase: MSRRPTLVCGGLSFEKTPVEVRERAAIGLAALPSALEQVRDSLGLEEAVLISTCNRVEYFGLTAHPQALADEWPLFLSVLPGTEGADAAAFAAHSFHLRGRDCVEHLFRLAAGLESMVLGETEILGQVKDAYRLATDRGLTGKRLHRLFQASFAAAKAVRSQTSITRGAVSVGSVAVDLAGKLFGDLGNCTVMVLGAGATSERTARSLQSRGARRLLVANRTEENARALAEALGGEVVPWNAFPARLGEVDIVISSTSAPTYVLSRDRLERARRRGRPLFLIDLAVPRDIDPSVQHLEDVYLYDIDDLESLARNARRDRATEVTQCESILLPHVEEFLAWLEKPGYQNQTA, translated from the coding sequence ATGAGCCGCCGCCCTACCCTCGTCTGCGGCGGCCTTTCCTTTGAGAAGACCCCGGTGGAAGTCCGCGAACGCGCGGCGATCGGCCTGGCCGCCCTCCCCTCCGCGCTGGAGCAGGTCCGCGACTCCCTGGGGCTAGAGGAGGCGGTCCTCATCTCCACCTGCAACCGCGTCGAGTATTTCGGCCTCACCGCGCACCCGCAGGCCCTCGCCGACGAGTGGCCTCTTTTCCTAAGCGTCCTCCCCGGCACGGAGGGGGCCGACGCCGCCGCCTTCGCCGCCCACTCCTTCCACCTGCGCGGGCGCGACTGCGTGGAGCACCTCTTCCGCCTCGCCGCCGGGCTCGAGTCGATGGTGCTGGGGGAGACCGAGATCCTGGGCCAGGTGAAGGACGCCTACCGCCTGGCGACCGACCGCGGCCTGACCGGCAAGCGCCTCCACCGCCTCTTCCAGGCCTCCTTCGCCGCCGCCAAGGCCGTCCGCTCCCAGACCTCCATCACCCGCGGGGCGGTCTCCGTCGGCTCCGTGGCGGTCGATTTGGCGGGCAAGCTCTTCGGCGACTTGGGCAATTGCACCGTGATGGTGCTGGGCGCGGGCGCGACGAGCGAGCGCACCGCCCGTTCCCTGCAAAGCCGCGGCGCGCGGCGCCTCCTCGTCGCCAACCGGACGGAAGAAAACGCCCGCGCGCTGGCCGAGGCCCTCGGCGGCGAGGTCGTTCCCTGGAACGCCTTTCCCGCCCGCCTGGGAGAGGTCGACATCGTCATCAGCTCCACCTCCGCTCCCACCTACGTCCTCTCCCGCGACCGCCTGGAACGGGCCCGCCGCCGGGGCCGCCCCCTGTTCCTCATCGACCTGGCGGTGCCGCGCGACATCGACCCCTCCGTCCAGCACCTGGAGGACGTCTACCTCTACGATATCGACGACCTCGAATCCCTGGCCCGCAACGCCCGGCGCGACCGCGCGACGGAAGTGACCCAGTGCGAGTCGATCCTCCTCCCCCACGTCGAAGAGTTCCTGGCCTGGCTGGAAAAGCCCGGCTACCAGAACCAAACGGCATGA
- the hemC gene encoding hydroxymethylbilane synthase produces MSAAPVRIGTRGSALALAQAGMVRDALAAKWPAHDFVLEILKTQGDAWSARPGDPGPPPDKGFFTREFEEALRAGTIDLAVHSLKDLPTEETPGLVLAAIPRRADARDVLVLRAGLSHADLPPDATVATGSSRRASQLRALRPDLRTVPIRGNIDTRLRKLRENPGWAATVLAAAGLERLRPDVSGLAVVPLDYSLMLPAPGQGALALQLREDDRDNRFRAAALDHVPTRAAVTAERAFLQGLGGGCRTPVGAHAAPEGDGLTLRGIAWIGDDPAPRSGAVSGPLESAAALGAALAEEILG; encoded by the coding sequence ATGAGCGCCGCTCCCGTCCGCATCGGCACGCGCGGCAGCGCCCTGGCCCTGGCCCAGGCGGGCATGGTGCGCGACGCCTTGGCGGCCAAATGGCCCGCGCACGACTTCGTCCTGGAAATCCTCAAGACGCAGGGGGATGCCTGGTCCGCCCGGCCCGGCGATCCCGGCCCGCCGCCGGACAAGGGCTTCTTCACCCGCGAGTTCGAGGAAGCCCTCCGCGCCGGGACGATCGACCTGGCCGTCCACAGCCTCAAGGACCTCCCCACGGAGGAAACGCCCGGCCTGGTTCTGGCCGCCATCCCGCGGCGGGCCGACGCGCGCGACGTCCTGGTCCTGCGCGCGGGCCTCTCCCACGCCGACCTGCCCCCGGACGCCACCGTCGCCACCGGCAGCAGCCGCCGCGCCTCCCAGCTCCGGGCCCTGCGGCCCGACCTGCGGACCGTCCCCATCCGGGGCAACATCGACACCCGCCTGCGCAAGCTGCGGGAGAATCCCGGCTGGGCCGCCACCGTCCTGGCCGCCGCGGGCCTGGAACGGCTCCGGCCGGACGTCTCCGGCCTCGCCGTCGTCCCCCTCGACTACAGCCTCATGCTCCCCGCGCCCGGCCAAGGGGCGCTGGCCCTCCAGCTCCGGGAGGACGACCGGGACAACCGCTTCCGCGCCGCCGCCCTGGACCACGTGCCGACCCGCGCCGCCGTCACCGCGGAGCGGGCCTTCCTCCAGGGCCTGGGCGGCGGCTGCCGCACCCCCGTCGGCGCGCACGCCGCGCCGGAGGGCGACGGCCTGACCCTGCGCGGCATCGCCTGGATCGGCGACGATCCCGCGCCCCGCTCCGGCGCGGTGAGCGGCCCCCTGGAAAGCGCCGCCGCGCTGGGCGCGGCGCTGGCGGAGGAGATCCTAGGGTGA
- the cobA gene encoding uroporphyrinogen-III C-methyltransferase, which yields MKAGVAYLVGAGPGDPGLLTLRGRELLERADVVVYDYLCNPELLRHAPDGAELVYAGKSAGHHTLTQAEINALLVAKVAAGRVVVRLKGGDPFVFGRGGEEAEALADAGLSFEIVPGVSSSIAAAAYAGIPVTHRSLASSFTVLTGHEEPGKKDSSLDWETLAKLPGTKVLLMGVERLRALAERLVLAGARPDLPIALVRWGTWTRQQTLTGTLETIADLAEAQAFQPPAVAILGDVVTLADKLAWFQKKPLFGQRVVVPRTRRQAGGLTARLRELGADVLEIPTIRVEPAPLPEGALDFSCDWLLFTSPNGADFFFDAFLARHGDVRKLGAARIGAVGPATAARVRARALAVDRQPSAFTVDALVASFSPEETRGKRFVLARGGQANPELPAALRAAGAEVTELSLYQTLPAEGTDPASAAARTRFVEEGAHWIAFTSGSTVENWKRLGLTPAAGPTPRALSIGPVTTRALEGEPVLEAKEQTLAGLVDTLLENLS from the coding sequence GTGAAGGCGGGCGTCGCCTACCTCGTCGGCGCGGGCCCGGGCGACCCCGGCCTCCTCACCCTGCGCGGGCGGGAGCTGCTGGAGCGGGCCGACGTCGTCGTCTACGACTACCTTTGCAACCCGGAGCTCCTCCGCCACGCCCCGGACGGCGCGGAGCTGGTCTACGCCGGAAAGAGCGCGGGCCATCACACCCTGACCCAGGCGGAGATCAACGCCCTCCTCGTCGCCAAGGTCGCCGCCGGGCGCGTCGTCGTCCGGCTGAAGGGGGGCGATCCCTTCGTCTTCGGCCGCGGCGGGGAAGAGGCGGAAGCCCTGGCCGACGCGGGCCTTTCCTTCGAGATCGTCCCCGGCGTCTCCTCCTCCATCGCCGCCGCCGCCTACGCGGGCATCCCCGTCACCCACCGCTCCCTCGCCTCCAGCTTCACCGTCCTCACCGGCCACGAGGAGCCGGGGAAGAAAGACTCCTCCCTCGACTGGGAGACGCTGGCAAAGCTCCCCGGCACCAAGGTCCTCCTCATGGGCGTCGAGCGGCTCCGCGCTCTGGCCGAGCGCCTCGTCCTGGCCGGGGCGCGGCCGGACCTGCCCATCGCCCTCGTCCGCTGGGGCACCTGGACGCGCCAGCAGACCCTGACCGGCACCCTGGAAACCATCGCCGACCTGGCGGAGGCGCAGGCCTTCCAGCCCCCCGCCGTCGCCATCCTGGGGGACGTCGTCACCCTGGCGGACAAACTGGCCTGGTTCCAAAAGAAGCCCCTCTTCGGCCAGCGCGTCGTCGTCCCCCGCACGCGGCGGCAGGCGGGCGGCCTCACCGCGCGGCTGCGGGAACTCGGCGCCGACGTGCTGGAAATCCCGACCATCCGCGTCGAGCCCGCCCCGCTGCCGGAAGGCGCCCTCGACTTCTCCTGCGACTGGCTCCTCTTCACCAGCCCGAACGGGGCCGACTTCTTCTTCGACGCCTTCCTGGCCCGCCACGGCGACGTGCGCAAGCTGGGCGCGGCGCGGATCGGCGCCGTCGGCCCCGCCACCGCCGCCCGCGTCCGGGCCCGCGCCCTGGCCGTCGACCGCCAGCCCTCCGCCTTCACCGTCGACGCGCTCGTCGCCTCCTTCTCCCCGGAGGAGACGCGGGGGAAGCGCTTCGTCCTGGCCCGGGGCGGCCAGGCCAATCCGGAGTTGCCCGCCGCCCTCCGCGCCGCCGGAGCGGAAGTGACGGAGCTTTCCCTCTACCAGACCCTCCCCGCCGAGGGGACCGACCCGGCCTCCGCCGCCGCGCGCACGCGCTTCGTCGAGGAAGGGGCCCATTGGATCGCCTTCACCAGCGGCAGCACGGTGGAAAACTGGAAACGGCTGGGCCTGACGCCCGCCGCCGGCCCCACCCCGCGCGCCCTGAGCATCGGCCCCGTCACCACGCGGGCGCTGGAAGGGGAGCCGGTCCTCGAGGCCAAGGAGCAGACCCTCGCGGGCCTGGTGGACACCCTTTTGGAAAACCTTTCATGA
- a CDS encoding tetratricopeptide repeat protein: MKTKEEWIDAAHAALATGDLAAAEAANRAALELDPQDAELWHALAMTAYKQGNYPAAIEAGRRAAQIEPNDGMVWTGLSLAYMKNDQIPEAEAAGAKAKVISWGGKVQFE, encoded by the coding sequence ATGAAGACGAAGGAAGAGTGGATCGACGCCGCCCACGCCGCGCTGGCTACCGGCGACCTGGCCGCCGCCGAGGCGGCCAACCGCGCCGCCCTGGAACTCGACCCCCAGGACGCCGAGCTGTGGCACGCCCTGGCCATGACCGCCTACAAGCAGGGGAACTACCCCGCCGCCATCGAGGCGGGCCGCCGCGCCGCCCAGATCGAGCCGAACGACGGCATGGTCTGGACCGGCCTCTCCCTGGCCTACATGAAGAACGACCAGATCCCGGAGGCGGAAGCCGCCGGAGCCAAGGCCAAAGTCATCTCCTGGGGCGGCAAGGTCCAGTTTGAGTAA
- the tadA gene encoding tRNA adenosine(34) deaminase TadA → MKSPDPFADESASDEAFMAEALRQARKAAQAGEVPVGAVIVREGRVIGRAHNQVELLKDATAHAEMLALTQAQEAVGDWRLTDCTLYVTKEPCPMCAGAIVHTRLYRVVFGVGDPKAGALGGAFNLLDLKGLNHTCLLTPGVAAQPSLDLLREFFQARRAE, encoded by the coding sequence ATGAAAAGCCCCGACCCCTTCGCCGACGAAAGCGCCAGTGACGAAGCCTTCATGGCCGAGGCCCTCCGCCAGGCCCGCAAGGCCGCCCAGGCGGGGGAGGTCCCCGTCGGGGCCGTCATCGTCCGGGAGGGGCGGGTCATCGGCCGCGCCCACAACCAGGTGGAGCTGCTGAAGGACGCCACCGCCCACGCGGAGATGCTGGCCCTCACCCAGGCCCAGGAGGCGGTGGGGGACTGGCGGCTGACCGACTGCACCCTCTACGTCACCAAGGAGCCCTGCCCCATGTGCGCCGGGGCCATCGTCCACACCCGGCTCTACCGGGTCGTCTTCGGCGTGGGGGACCCGAAGGCGGGAGCCCTGGGGGGGGCCTTCAACCTGCTGGACCTCAAAGGGCTCAATCACACCTGCCTGCTGACCCCCGGGGTGGCAGCCCAGCCCTCCCTGGACCTCCTGCGGGAGTTCTTCCAGGCCCGCCGGGCCGAATAA
- a CDS encoding DICT sensory domain-containing protein: MFAPTPAEAKTAKKFKKKLDLHLPENDGVPRLLRIRGKCPDTQKTLGEAVFIPERDIIHVFDHDTLLAVSHAIEDLASEVREGELIATFQTFDNFLPHKKRYQSLARDLDAVRVWGSGTAPKGCPGIDFIRSDNEKMMRYWLVLFESQNDHAVLVCKQVGAGSSAASPEGKKFVGFYSFCPYLVQSIRWRFNLVSSGLKTVIQHWENTFSLPDLKMRDLDLGAYLRPQPAPKAPAKAKPKAKAAPAAKKTASRSRK; encoded by the coding sequence ATGTTTGCCCCCACCCCCGCCGAGGCCAAAACGGCGAAGAAGTTTAAGAAGAAGCTCGATCTCCACCTGCCGGAGAACGACGGGGTGCCGCGTCTCCTCCGCATCCGCGGGAAATGCCCGGACACCCAGAAGACCCTGGGGGAGGCCGTCTTCATCCCGGAGCGGGACATCATCCACGTCTTCGACCACGACACGCTGCTGGCCGTCAGCCACGCCATCGAGGACCTCGCCTCCGAGGTGCGCGAGGGGGAGCTGATCGCCACCTTCCAGACCTTCGACAATTTCCTGCCGCACAAGAAGCGCTACCAGAGCCTGGCGCGCGACCTCGACGCCGTGCGCGTCTGGGGCAGCGGCACCGCGCCGAAGGGGTGCCCGGGCATCGACTTCATCCGCTCCGACAACGAGAAGATGATGCGCTACTGGCTCGTCCTCTTCGAGAGCCAGAACGACCACGCCGTCCTCGTCTGCAAGCAGGTGGGCGCCGGCTCCTCCGCCGCCTCGCCGGAAGGGAAGAAGTTCGTCGGCTTCTACAGCTTCTGCCCCTACCTGGTGCAGTCGATCCGCTGGCGCTTCAACCTGGTCAGCTCCGGGCTGAAGACCGTCATCCAGCACTGGGAGAACACCTTCTCCCTGCCGGACCTGAAAATGCGGGACCTGGACCTGGGCGCCTACCTCCGCCCCCAGCCCGCGCCGAAGGCCCCGGCCAAGGCCAAACCCAAGGCCAAGGCGGCCCCTGCCGCAAAAAAAACCGCTTCCCGCTCCCGCAAGTAA
- the mpl gene encoding UDP-N-acetylmuramate:L-alanyl-gamma-D-glutamyl-meso-diaminopimelate ligase: protein MSGLFSPTGASVPLRFHFIGICGTAMGAVAAMLKDQGHHVTGSDQNVYPPMSTFLEGKGIPAGQGFSPAHLPQDPETIVVVGNAISRGNEELETALEQKRLCLALPEVLKYFFLSRTHNLVVTGTHGKTTTTSLLAWLFQHAGKEPSYLIGGLPRNFAEGCKRQSGPYWILEGDEYDTAYFDKRSKFLHYLPELAIINNIEFDHADIYENLAAIQLSFRRMVKLVPRNGLILVNADDPNALAVVQESPAPVKRVGFAADAEVRITDAEYGAAESRFTLFGHRFTLPMAGEFNVRNAAMALAAAQFYQIPLPVLEKGLASFLGIRRRQEVRGEKGGVTVIDDFGHHPTAIRETIRGLRQKYPGRRLWAVFEPRSNTTRRAVFQETLPAALGEADGVFVAQVAALDQLRPEERLNPEKVVSDIAARGIPAHYERDAEAIVRGLVPLLQQQDVVAVFSNGGFGGIHEKLLNALPN, encoded by the coding sequence ATGAGCGGCCTTTTCTCCCCCACCGGCGCCTCCGTCCCCCTGCGCTTCCACTTCATCGGCATCTGCGGCACCGCCATGGGCGCCGTGGCGGCCATGCTGAAGGACCAGGGCCACCACGTCACCGGCTCCGACCAGAACGTCTACCCCCCCATGTCCACCTTCCTGGAGGGCAAGGGGATCCCCGCCGGCCAGGGCTTCTCCCCCGCGCACCTGCCGCAGGACCCGGAGACGATCGTCGTCGTCGGCAACGCCATCAGCCGCGGCAACGAGGAGCTGGAAACCGCCCTGGAACAAAAACGCCTCTGCCTGGCGCTGCCGGAAGTCCTCAAATACTTCTTCCTCTCCCGCACGCACAACCTGGTCGTCACCGGCACCCACGGAAAGACGACGACCACCTCCCTCCTGGCCTGGCTCTTCCAGCACGCGGGGAAGGAGCCCTCCTACCTGATCGGCGGCCTGCCGCGCAACTTCGCCGAGGGGTGCAAGCGCCAGTCCGGCCCCTACTGGATCCTGGAAGGGGACGAGTACGACACCGCCTACTTCGACAAGCGGAGCAAGTTCCTCCACTACCTCCCGGAGCTGGCGATCATCAACAACATCGAGTTCGACCACGCCGACATCTACGAGAACCTGGCCGCCATCCAGCTCTCCTTCCGCCGGATGGTAAAGCTGGTCCCGCGCAACGGCCTCATCCTGGTCAACGCCGACGACCCGAACGCCCTGGCCGTCGTCCAGGAGAGCCCCGCGCCGGTCAAGCGCGTCGGCTTCGCCGCGGACGCGGAGGTCCGCATCACCGACGCCGAATACGGCGCGGCGGAGAGCCGCTTCACCCTCTTCGGCCACCGCTTCACCCTGCCGATGGCCGGGGAGTTCAACGTCCGCAACGCGGCCATGGCCCTGGCCGCCGCGCAGTTCTACCAGATCCCCCTTCCCGTCCTGGAAAAGGGCCTGGCCTCCTTCCTGGGCATCCGCCGCCGCCAGGAAGTGCGCGGGGAAAAGGGCGGCGTCACCGTCATCGACGACTTCGGCCACCACCCCACCGCCATCCGGGAGACGATCCGCGGCCTGCGGCAAAAGTATCCCGGCCGCCGCCTCTGGGCCGTCTTCGAGCCCCGCAGCAACACCACACGCCGCGCCGTCTTCCAGGAGACGCTCCCCGCCGCCCTGGGGGAGGCCGACGGCGTCTTCGTCGCCCAGGTGGCCGCGCTCGACCAGCTCCGCCCGGAAGAGCGGCTCAACCCGGAAAAGGTCGTCTCCGACATCGCCGCGCGCGGCATCCCCGCCCACTACGAGCGGGACGCCGAGGCGATCGTCCGCGGCCTGGTCCCCCTCCTTCAGCAGCAGGACGTCGTCGCCGTCTTCAGCAACGGCGGCTTCGGCGGCATCCACGAAAAACTCCTCAACGCTTTGCCCAACTAA
- a CDS encoding phospho-sugar mutase: MSAPTLDPVRDQLEAAQQAGHLLPSTVENILKVHGQPATSPGDRASIEELLAAGEWNELNDRFFKTLAFGTGGIRGRTIGKVVTPVEKGTPTPLGAPEHPAVGTNMMNRANLARAALGLGLHLRKAFPGKKCKVVIAHDTRHYSRPFAELCAEKLQSLGHDVLLFAEERSTPQLSFTVRQERAQAGIVISASHNPPHDNGFKAYFDDGAQLVEPHASGVIAEVEALQKGAPLPDVAEKGTLTLLGASADAVYRQALKTLIVEPQALAEAKGLKIVYSSLHGTGIQIIPDLYKEVGVPFSVVAAQQEGDGRFPTVKSPNPEESAALELAIAQAKEEQADLVIATDPDCDRLGAAVRDGAGNYALLTGNMIGSLIAAYRLERLFAQGVLTPQNAGRAALIKTFVTTDLQKKLAARYGVKCVECLTGFKYIGAKLREYEQATGLADYHFQPPAARRAAQLEKGTFFVFGGEESYGYSGGDYVRDKDGNAAALMLAEVAAWHKARGKTLLEALADLYREHGLFAERLGTITMEGAKGSAQIQALLASYRAEPPQKLGGLPVERLDDYGKQDFADVDGTPIPKETMLLFHVEGGHRMAVRASGTEPKVKFYFFTQRPVAPGHSPAETEKEARAFLNAWWAEVEADVKKRVG, from the coding sequence ATGAGCGCCCCCACCCTCGATCCCGTCCGCGACCAGCTGGAAGCCGCGCAGCAGGCCGGCCACCTCCTCCCCTCCACGGTGGAGAACATCCTGAAGGTCCACGGCCAGCCCGCCACCTCCCCCGGCGACCGCGCCAGCATCGAGGAGCTTTTGGCCGCCGGGGAGTGGAACGAGCTGAACGACCGCTTCTTCAAGACCCTGGCCTTCGGCACCGGCGGCATCCGCGGCCGGACCATCGGCAAGGTCGTCACCCCCGTCGAAAAGGGGACGCCCACGCCGCTCGGCGCGCCGGAGCATCCCGCCGTGGGCACCAACATGATGAACCGGGCCAACCTGGCCCGCGCCGCCCTGGGCCTGGGCCTTCACCTGCGGAAGGCCTTCCCGGGGAAGAAGTGCAAGGTCGTCATCGCCCACGACACCCGCCACTACTCCCGCCCCTTCGCCGAGCTGTGCGCGGAAAAGCTCCAGTCCCTCGGCCACGACGTCCTCCTCTTCGCCGAGGAGCGCTCCACCCCGCAGCTCTCCTTCACCGTCCGCCAGGAGCGCGCCCAGGCGGGCATCGTCATCTCCGCCAGCCACAATCCGCCCCACGACAACGGCTTCAAAGCCTACTTCGACGACGGCGCGCAGCTGGTCGAGCCCCACGCCTCCGGCGTCATCGCCGAAGTGGAGGCCCTGCAGAAGGGCGCCCCCCTCCCCGACGTGGCGGAGAAAGGCACCCTCACCCTCCTCGGCGCCTCCGCCGACGCCGTCTACCGCCAGGCCCTTAAGACCCTCATCGTGGAGCCCCAGGCCCTCGCCGAGGCCAAGGGCCTGAAGATCGTCTACAGCTCCCTGCACGGCACCGGCATCCAGATCATCCCCGACCTCTACAAGGAAGTCGGCGTTCCCTTCTCCGTCGTCGCCGCGCAGCAGGAGGGGGACGGCCGCTTCCCCACCGTGAAGTCCCCCAACCCGGAGGAGAGCGCCGCGCTGGAGCTGGCCATCGCCCAGGCCAAGGAGGAGCAGGCCGACCTGGTCATCGCCACCGATCCCGACTGCGACCGCCTGGGCGCCGCCGTCCGCGACGGGGCGGGGAACTACGCCCTGCTCACCGGCAACATGATCGGCTCCCTCATCGCCGCCTACCGGCTGGAGCGCCTCTTCGCCCAGGGCGTGCTGACGCCGCAGAACGCGGGCCGCGCCGCGCTCATCAAGACCTTCGTCACCACCGACCTGCAGAAGAAGCTGGCCGCACGCTACGGCGTCAAATGCGTCGAATGCCTCACCGGCTTCAAATACATCGGCGCCAAGCTGCGCGAATACGAGCAGGCGACCGGCCTGGCCGACTACCACTTCCAGCCCCCCGCCGCGCGCCGCGCCGCGCAGCTGGAAAAGGGGACCTTCTTCGTCTTCGGCGGGGAAGAGAGCTACGGCTACTCCGGCGGCGACTACGTCCGGGACAAGGACGGCAACGCCGCCGCCCTCATGCTGGCGGAGGTCGCCGCGTGGCATAAGGCCCGGGGGAAGACCCTCCTGGAGGCCCTGGCCGACCTCTACCGGGAGCACGGCCTCTTCGCCGAGCGCCTGGGCACCATCACCATGGAGGGAGCCAAGGGCTCCGCGCAGATCCAGGCCCTCCTGGCCTCCTACCGGGCGGAGCCGCCGCAAAAGCTCGGCGGCCTCCCCGTCGAGCGGCTCGACGACTACGGCAAGCAGGACTTCGCCGACGTCGACGGCACGCCGATCCCGAAGGAGACGATGCTCCTCTTCCACGTGGAGGGCGGCCACCGCATGGCGGTCCGCGCCTCCGGCACGGAGCCGAAGGTGAAGTTCTACTTCTTCACCCAGCGCCCCGTGGCGCCGGGCCATTCCCCCGCCGAAACGGAAAAGGAAGCCCGCGCCTTCCTCAACGCCTGGTGGGCGGAGGTCGAGGCCGACGTGAAGAAACGGGTGGGGTAA
- a CDS encoding ParB/RepB/Spo0J family partition protein: MSQQKGLGRGLGALIGSQLASPQPSAEKGEVVQKVPLGQIVPSPFQPRKVFHPEQLSELVESIRERGVIQPLIVRLVNGKHELIAGERRWRASQQVGLAEVPVIVRSASDREVLELALVENLQRADLNPIEEAEGYALLINQFRLTQEQVAQRVGKSRVNVANAVRLLGLADEVRGWVSQNRLSVGHAKVILGLPSKDEQILVAHRVVKDGLTVRQTEKLVDSLPGRTRKPKGAKGPGVSEAAWTDLEKRIQRALGTRVRMHGNGEVGKIEIEYFSASELEQLLARFGVSE; encoded by the coding sequence ATGTCGCAGCAAAAAGGATTGGGCCGGGGCCTCGGGGCGCTCATCGGCAGCCAGCTGGCCTCGCCGCAGCCCTCCGCGGAGAAGGGGGAAGTCGTCCAGAAAGTCCCCCTGGGGCAGATCGTCCCCAGCCCGTTCCAGCCGCGCAAGGTTTTCCACCCGGAGCAGCTTTCCGAACTGGTCGAGTCGATCCGGGAGCGGGGCGTCATCCAGCCCCTCATCGTCCGGCTGGTCAACGGCAAGCACGAGCTGATCGCGGGCGAGCGCCGCTGGCGCGCCTCCCAGCAGGTCGGCCTGGCGGAGGTCCCCGTCATCGTCCGCTCCGCCAGCGACCGCGAGGTGCTGGAATTGGCCCTCGTCGAAAACCTCCAGCGGGCCGACCTTAACCCGATCGAGGAGGCCGAGGGCTACGCCCTCCTCATCAACCAATTCCGCCTCACGCAGGAGCAGGTCGCCCAGCGGGTGGGGAAGAGCCGCGTCAACGTGGCCAACGCCGTCCGCCTCCTGGGCCTGGCCGACGAGGTGCGCGGCTGGGTCTCCCAGAACCGCCTCTCCGTGGGCCATGCGAAGGTCATCCTGGGCCTGCCCTCGAAGGACGAGCAGATCCTCGTCGCCCACCGGGTGGTGAAGGACGGCCTGACCGTCCGGCAGACCGAGAAGCTCGTCGACTCCCTGCCCGGCCGCACCCGCAAGCCGAAGGGCGCCAAGGGCCCCGGCGTGAGCGAGGCGGCGTGGACCGACCTGGAAAAGCGCATCCAGCGCGCCCTGGGCACCCGCGTCCGCATGCACGGAAACGGGGAAGTCGGGAAGATCGAGATCGAGTACTTCTCCGCCAGCGAGCTGGAGCAGCTCCTGGCCCGCTTCGGCGTCAGCGAATAA